One Candidatus Vicinibacter affinis DNA window includes the following coding sequences:
- a CDS encoding SdpI family protein — MNKLTKEILLILISLLPYIYLAFIWQQLPERVATHFNIEGTADGWSSRSTLLYLPAILGLGIYFLMLIIPAIDPKKKIQEMGDNFFSIRLLIAVFMAALNVVILNAAKEGGMENANILLVLMGALFAGLGNYMQTVRPNYFVGIRTPWTLESESVWKLTHRLASKVWMAGGILIVFLSLLLQDSKLVFIIFFVLVSVMVIVPVVYSYLLLKKERAG, encoded by the coding sequence ATGAATAAGCTGACCAAAGAAATTTTACTGATCTTAATTTCATTACTGCCCTATATTTATCTTGCATTCATTTGGCAGCAATTGCCTGAAAGGGTGGCTACTCACTTTAATATCGAGGGCACGGCGGATGGTTGGTCTTCCAGGAGCACGCTGCTTTATTTGCCAGCTATATTGGGTCTTGGAATTTATTTTCTGATGTTGATCATTCCCGCCATTGATCCCAAGAAGAAGATTCAGGAAATGGGCGATAATTTCTTTAGCATAAGGTTGCTGATAGCTGTTTTTATGGCTGCTTTGAACGTAGTTATATTGAATGCTGCTAAGGAAGGGGGAATGGAGAATGCCAATATTTTATTGGTTCTTATGGGTGCATTGTTTGCAGGATTGGGTAATTATATGCAGACTGTCAGACCAAATTATTTTGTAGGTATTCGTACTCCCTGGACTTTGGAAAGTGAGTCTGTATGGAAGCTCACACATCGTCTCGCCAGTAAGGTTTGGATGGCAGGGGGCATTTTGATTGTGTTCCTTAGTTTATTGTTGCAGGACAGCAAATTGGTATTTATTATTTTCTTTGTCCTGGTGAGCGTCATGGTAATTGTTCCGGTGGTGTATTCTTATCTCCTGTTGAAAAAAGAAAGAGCCGGTTGA
- a CDS encoding winged helix-turn-helix transcriptional regulator: MNDVFKALNDPTRRDILKLLRKRDLTAGDIAAKFDMTAPSISHHLDKLKRAGLVTTVKQGQYVFYSINTTMVDDLLDYILSLKK; encoded by the coding sequence ATGAACGATGTCTTTAAGGCGTTGAATGATCCGACACGGAGGGATATCCTGAAGTTGTTGCGCAAGCGGGATTTGACAGCAGGGGATATTGCTGCCAAGTTTGACATGACCGCACCCAGTATTTCACATCATCTGGATAAGCTGAAGAGGGCGGGATTGGTGACCACGGTCAAGCAAGGGCAATATGTCTTTTACTCCATCAATACGACCATGGTAGACGATTTGCTGGATTATATTCTATCACTGAAAAAATAG
- a CDS encoding PDZ domain-containing protein translates to MIETFKKPGLCLWCLCFFVISTGDIFGAKSIRIPFRYVQSFIILEVNLEGIIPLKLIFDTGAEHHLLFESKYTDIFKDVYSREVKVLGSDLQQEMNAWVTKPLSLFIQGMGEVSLPLLVLQKPVTGVSEIVGEEIHGILSASHFKNYLIEINYSAHVILLHDKLNEKKLKKYQTCPIHIYRNKPYIEVEMKTLEDHTAVKMNLLLDTGAGLSLLIYTGQQTNVALPAQLVPGKLGSGIGGLINGYVGRTKSFDFCTFQFPALLTYFQELDTEFMEREKDRKQGIIGNQILERFKVVFDYNHSRVYLKSRKNYNEQLRFDRSGITCLAGGPQLKNFYVSHLVNNSPAALAGIKEGDLILKLNKTSAEYLNLNTIQRRLSNNAGKQIKLKVLREGRKMEVEFLLRDLL, encoded by the coding sequence ATGATCGAAACATTCAAAAAGCCCGGGTTGTGTTTATGGTGCCTATGCTTTTTTGTGATCAGTACCGGTGATATTTTTGGAGCCAAGTCCATACGCATTCCTTTTCGGTATGTTCAATCTTTTATCATCCTTGAAGTAAATCTGGAAGGAATAATTCCCCTCAAGCTGATATTTGATACAGGCGCAGAACATCATTTACTTTTTGAAAGTAAGTACACGGATATTTTTAAAGATGTTTACAGCCGTGAAGTAAAGGTGCTTGGTTCGGATCTTCAACAAGAAATGAATGCATGGGTGACCAAGCCGCTCAGCTTATTTATTCAGGGAATGGGTGAAGTAAGCCTTCCACTTCTTGTCTTACAGAAACCGGTTACCGGAGTTTCTGAAATAGTGGGCGAGGAAATTCACGGTATTCTAAGCGCTTCTCATTTTAAAAATTACCTGATTGAAATAAACTATTCAGCCCATGTCATCCTTCTGCATGATAAATTGAATGAAAAGAAACTTAAAAAATACCAGACTTGTCCGATCCATATTTACCGTAATAAACCCTATATCGAAGTAGAGATGAAAACCCTGGAAGATCATACAGCAGTGAAGATGAATCTCTTGTTGGATACAGGGGCAGGCTTGTCTCTTTTAATTTATACAGGCCAGCAAACCAATGTTGCATTACCTGCTCAATTGGTTCCCGGAAAGTTGGGTTCCGGAATTGGAGGATTGATCAATGGTTATGTCGGAAGAACCAAATCCTTTGATTTTTGTACTTTTCAGTTTCCTGCATTGCTTACTTATTTTCAGGAACTCGATACAGAATTTATGGAGCGGGAGAAGGACAGAAAACAAGGAATTATTGGCAATCAAATTTTGGAGCGTTTTAAAGTAGTTTTCGATTATAATCATTCCAGGGTATATTTAAAATCCAGAAAAAATTACAATGAGCAATTGCGATTCGACAGATCGGGAATCACTTGTCTGGCAGGTGGTCCCCAGCTTAAAAATTTTTATGTAAGTCATTTGGTAAACAACAGTCCGGCTGCTCTGGCAGGAATTAAGGAAGGCGATCTCATCCTCAAATTAAATAAAACCAGTGCGGAATACCTTAACTTAAATACCATCCAGCGGCGTTTATCCAATAATGCAGGGAAGCAGATTAAATTGAAAGTATTGAGAGAGGGTAGGAAGATGGAGGTTGAGTTTTTGTTGCGGGATTTGTTGTGA
- a CDS encoding CotH kinase family protein encodes MKLFKKFILKYPFRSSPVICLLAFILDGQSFQAQSLYDSDKVQEIRITFPTGDWDKKLDSLHTADPDLRLVATKVILNGIAYDSAGIRYKGNSTYNPTRVKNPLNIKLDFIRDDQSYEGVNTLKLSNGFMDPSFLREALGYQIVRQYMPAALANFIKVFVNDTYLGLYTNVQDLDNDFLEQHFYTSDGVYFQCDRVEKQKQLPGNCPMGGSGSALKFISDDSACYQNNYEIESESGWDELVRFLKTLNQNPAGISSVLDVDRALWMLALNNFYVNLDSYSGSGHNYLIYQDEHGRFNPIMWDLNEFYGAFTNSGMGQLNLQQMITLSPLLHVTNAERPLISKLLSIPSWKKRYLAHLGTIMSDAKQNNFYQSQGVYLQNLVRDAVSQDKNKFFTDAAFNLNLQSDFQINPPAGKIYPGLVSFAQARFNYLNTVPELSVASPIIHQINTEPLKPSPQELISFNVQVTQADNVVLYYRATRRALFSSITLYDDGLHQDGTAGDGVFANQLVAPQTDEIQYYIFAENNNIASLSPPRAEYEFHSLYLKNESILSGEILINEFMASNKSYKQDERGDYDDWIELYNSTDRPLSLRGAYLSDQSDNLAKWSFPDTTILPKSFLCIWADEDGMSAGLHTNFKLSKSGEQIFLSNAAGVIDSIFYSEQQDDNSYGRCATQWQLFTKPSFAAANDCATGVNDFENGDHGMKVFPNPFKNLFYLQLPTPFHKEDVLGLYSLSGQFIKLDLPELDGQGELIPIRTRDLQSGLYLLKYQTGSKVYFAKVFVKD; translated from the coding sequence ATGAAATTATTTAAGAAATTTATTTTAAAATACCCATTCAGGTCCTCACCTGTAATTTGTTTGCTTGCGTTTATTTTGGATGGACAGTCCTTTCAGGCTCAATCACTCTATGACAGTGATAAAGTTCAGGAGATCAGAATCACCTTTCCCACCGGGGATTGGGATAAGAAGTTGGATTCATTGCATACAGCAGATCCTGATTTGCGTTTAGTGGCAACAAAAGTAATTCTCAATGGAATTGCATACGACAGTGCAGGAATACGATATAAAGGAAACAGTACCTACAATCCAACCAGAGTAAAAAATCCGCTGAACATTAAACTTGATTTTATCCGGGATGATCAATCTTATGAAGGCGTAAATACCCTTAAACTTTCCAATGGATTTATGGATCCAAGTTTTTTAAGAGAGGCTTTAGGTTATCAAATTGTTCGGCAATACATGCCCGCAGCTCTGGCAAATTTTATAAAGGTTTTTGTCAATGATACTTATCTGGGTTTGTATACGAATGTTCAGGATCTGGACAATGATTTTCTCGAGCAGCATTTTTATACTTCGGATGGAGTTTATTTTCAATGTGATCGTGTTGAAAAACAAAAACAATTACCCGGAAATTGCCCAATGGGCGGGTCGGGTTCAGCCTTGAAATTTATCTCGGACGATTCGGCATGCTATCAAAATAATTACGAAATCGAATCTGAGAGTGGTTGGGATGAATTGGTTAGATTTTTAAAAACATTAAATCAAAATCCTGCCGGAATATCATCTGTTCTGGATGTGGACCGAGCACTTTGGATGTTGGCATTGAATAACTTTTACGTCAATCTGGATAGTTACAGTGGCTCAGGACACAACTATCTGATTTATCAGGATGAACATGGTCGTTTTAATCCTATTATGTGGGATTTGAATGAATTTTACGGGGCGTTTACAAATTCCGGAATGGGGCAATTGAATTTACAACAAATGATCACCCTCTCACCCTTGTTGCATGTAACCAATGCAGAACGACCATTGATCTCAAAATTATTGTCCATACCATCTTGGAAAAAAAGATATCTCGCACATTTGGGCACCATTATGAGCGATGCGAAGCAAAATAATTTTTATCAATCACAAGGCGTGTATCTTCAAAATTTGGTTAGGGATGCCGTATCTCAGGACAAGAATAAATTTTTTACAGATGCTGCTTTTAATCTAAACCTTCAATCCGATTTTCAGATAAATCCACCTGCAGGAAAAATATATCCGGGGCTGGTCAGTTTTGCTCAAGCCAGATTTAATTATTTGAACACAGTGCCGGAACTTTCCGTAGCCTCACCGATTATCCATCAAATCAATACAGAGCCGCTTAAACCCTCGCCACAAGAATTGATTTCCTTCAATGTTCAGGTGACACAAGCCGATAATGTAGTTCTTTACTATCGCGCCACCAGACGCGCACTTTTCTCAAGTATTACGCTTTATGACGATGGTTTGCACCAAGACGGCACTGCAGGTGATGGAGTGTTTGCAAACCAATTGGTGGCCCCACAAACAGACGAAATCCAATATTATATTTTTGCAGAGAATAACAATATTGCAAGCCTTTCTCCACCCAGGGCAGAATATGAATTTCATTCATTGTACTTAAAAAATGAAAGCATATTATCCGGAGAAATTCTGATCAATGAGTTCATGGCATCCAACAAAAGTTACAAGCAAGATGAGAGAGGTGATTATGATGACTGGATTGAATTGTACAACAGTACAGATCGTCCTCTGTCCCTTCGCGGGGCTTATCTGTCTGACCAATCTGACAATCTTGCCAAATGGTCGTTTCCGGATACCACCATACTTCCAAAAAGTTTTTTGTGCATCTGGGCTGATGAAGATGGTATGAGTGCTGGCCTACATACAAATTTTAAATTGTCCAAATCCGGTGAGCAAATATTTCTAAGCAATGCTGCCGGTGTGATTGATTCTATATTCTATTCCGAGCAGCAGGATGATAATTCTTATGGCCGTTGTGCAACCCAATGGCAACTATTTACCAAACCAAGTTTTGCGGCAGCGAACGATTGTGCCACCGGGGTAAATGATTTTGAAAATGGAGATCATGGAATGAAGGTGTTCCCCAATCCATTTAAGAACTTATTTTATTTGCAACTTCCTACGCCATTCCATAAGGAGGATGTTTTAGGTTTGTACAGTTTGTCCGGACAATTCATAAAATTAGACCTGCCGGAACTGGACGGGCAGGGTGAATTAATCCCTATTAGAACAAGGGATTTACAATCGGGACTTTATCTGCTCAAATATCAGACAGGTAGCAAAGTTTATTTTGCCAAGGTTTTTGTAAAAGACTAA
- the odhB gene encoding 2-oxoglutarate dehydrogenase complex dihydrolipoyllysine-residue succinyltransferase, whose translation MNVIEIKVPSIGESVTEVTLAKWLVEDGAMVKLDQALCEFESDKATFELPAEKAGRIKRLANEGDDLSIGAVVAQIDVSVSGEMETPQTSYKPSEIIGSEAPTNKLVQHPAPAAAKLMREHELKVDDVPGSGKEGRITKGDVLEAINSKSEKSTSPLENPATNILSSSNTSKVMTGTRPERREKMSRMRRTIAKRLVSAKNETAMLTTFNEADMSRLMELRQTYNEKFQAKYGIKIGFMSVFAKACAQVLMQMPEVNAFIDEEELIYHDYVDISMAISTPTGLVVPPIHNVESMKLHEFEIKLKELAEKARTGKLSLQEMSGGTFTITNGGVFGSLMSTPIINEPQSAILGLHAIKDRPVAVNGQVVIRPMMYLALSYDHRVIDGSSSVSFLVKVKELIEDPMKLFLEI comes from the coding sequence ATGAACGTGATCGAGATAAAAGTGCCCTCCATCGGAGAATCTGTAACCGAGGTGACCCTCGCCAAATGGCTTGTGGAGGATGGCGCGATGGTAAAACTGGATCAGGCCCTTTGTGAATTTGAGTCAGATAAGGCAACATTTGAACTGCCAGCTGAAAAAGCAGGAAGAATTAAGCGTTTGGCCAATGAAGGAGATGATCTCAGCATAGGGGCAGTGGTAGCACAAATTGATGTGTCTGTCTCCGGAGAAATGGAAACACCTCAAACTTCTTACAAACCATCAGAAATTATTGGTTCAGAAGCTCCAACAAATAAATTGGTACAGCATCCAGCGCCTGCAGCTGCCAAATTAATGCGTGAGCATGAACTAAAAGTTGATGATGTCCCAGGCAGTGGAAAAGAAGGAAGAATTACCAAGGGCGATGTTCTGGAGGCAATCAACTCGAAAAGCGAGAAATCCACCTCTCCTTTAGAAAATCCTGCAACAAACATCCTGAGCTCGTCTAACACATCAAAGGTGATGACAGGAACACGTCCTGAAAGAAGAGAAAAGATGTCAAGAATGCGGCGCACCATTGCCAAGCGGCTTGTATCCGCTAAAAATGAAACGGCCATGCTCACCACTTTTAACGAGGCTGACATGTCCAGGCTGATGGAGCTCAGGCAGACGTACAATGAAAAGTTTCAGGCTAAGTACGGCATTAAAATAGGATTTATGTCGGTATTCGCCAAGGCTTGTGCCCAGGTGCTGATGCAAATGCCGGAGGTCAATGCATTTATTGACGAAGAGGAGCTGATCTATCACGATTATGTGGATATTTCGATGGCCATTTCCACCCCGACAGGGTTGGTTGTGCCTCCCATACACAATGTTGAAAGTATGAAGCTTCATGAATTCGAAATAAAGCTCAAAGAATTGGCAGAGAAGGCGCGTACAGGAAAACTAAGTTTGCAGGAAATGTCGGGGGGGACCTTCACCATTACCAATGGAGGAGTGTTTGGTTCGTTGATGAGTACCCCGATCATCAATGAACCCCAATCAGCTATTTTAGGCTTGCATGCCATCAAGGATCGACCGGTTGCAGTAAATGGACAAGTGGTTATACGCCCTATGATGTATCTTGCTTTGTCTTATGATCACCGGGTCATCGATGGAAGTTCTTCCGTAAGTTTTCTGGTAAAAGTGAAGGAGTTAATTGAAGATCCGATGAAACTGTTTTTGGAAATATAA
- a CDS encoding T9SS type A sorting domain-containing protein, producing MKSCLLFFLFFLNIHGSFAQSLIVNHHSVAEFDSIPEVYKNQAAKLRMLFMDRSVGFNISTYLDCLSTPWATSLSSCKRYEHKDPLYNSDPKEVLWERVWDRSNWRYEFWPTSCSEDVTCFINFIEPKLDSFDVMGCQFSYLAVTPGARIADPTTGFFGNQTSGNKANTYANFSIQHPDKKLIWWTTSLARGIGTMESESFNRQMRDYATRNNIILFDVADILSHDPSGNPCYDNRDGVSYQTENYPDDGVDLEAICPHYTTETEGGHLGSASSGGVRVAKAFWVLMAKIAGWKGISTKINEISKGDFILYPNPAANYLFVKSLQSKNLKHNPTLTFKTLEGKSILSKTIHDQDLINDSEYKISLQDMSNGYYIIELKTRDKHFLHKQVICR from the coding sequence ATGAAAAGCTGCCTACTTTTCTTTCTATTTTTTTTAAATATTCATGGATCATTTGCACAAAGCCTGATCGTGAATCATCATTCTGTTGCAGAGTTTGACAGCATTCCGGAAGTATATAAAAACCAGGCAGCAAAATTACGAATGTTGTTCATGGATCGTTCAGTAGGCTTTAACATTTCCACTTATCTGGATTGTCTTTCTACTCCTTGGGCCACCTCTCTTTCCTCCTGCAAAAGATACGAACACAAAGACCCTTTGTACAACTCTGATCCAAAAGAAGTCCTATGGGAAAGAGTATGGGACAGAAGCAACTGGCGCTACGAATTCTGGCCAACCAGCTGCTCGGAAGATGTCACTTGTTTTATAAATTTTATAGAACCCAAATTAGATTCATTTGACGTAATGGGATGCCAATTCAGCTACCTTGCGGTTACACCCGGTGCCAGAATTGCAGATCCTACCACCGGTTTTTTCGGAAACCAGACAAGTGGTAATAAAGCCAATACTTATGCAAATTTTTCCATCCAGCATCCTGATAAAAAACTCATCTGGTGGACAACCTCCCTGGCGAGGGGAATCGGGACCATGGAATCAGAATCTTTCAACAGGCAAATGCGAGATTATGCTACAAGGAACAACATCATCCTCTTTGATGTAGCAGATATTTTATCACACGACCCATCCGGCAATCCATGTTATGATAATCGGGATGGGGTAAGCTACCAGACTGAAAACTATCCGGATGATGGGGTTGATCTGGAGGCGATTTGTCCGCACTATACTACAGAGACCGAAGGCGGCCATTTGGGTTCTGCCTCTTCAGGTGGAGTCCGCGTTGCCAAAGCCTTCTGGGTGCTGATGGCCAAAATCGCAGGCTGGAAAGGTATTTCCACCAAAATTAATGAAATATCAAAAGGCGATTTTATACTGTATCCCAACCCTGCAGCAAACTATTTATTTGTCAAATCGCTTCAATCCAAAAACCTTAAGCACAACCCCACCCTGACATTTAAAACCCTTGAAGGAAAATCCATTTTATCGAAAACAATCCATGATCAGGATCTTATCAATGATTCAGAATATAAAATTTCTCTGCAAGACATGTCTAATGGATATTACATCATCGAACTAAAAACCAGGGATAAGCATTTTCTCCATAAACAAGTAATCTGCCGCTGA
- a CDS encoding TlpA family protein disulfide reductase: protein MNSILSFFLILMTVQFSFSQTPAAGKQNPVLYRETARPEDKIQKTFPYDIKLKNADGKEFVSSSLFKQNGKPTVLLFWLTTCGPCKMEMEAIKNKYESWSKESKFNFFAISTDWSHNTEKFVERVKTSGWPFAAYHDFNQEFKYVMPGGLNGLPQVFVLNKKGEVVFHKRKYMPGDEDKLFEEIKKL, encoded by the coding sequence ATGAATTCTATTTTATCATTTTTCTTGATTTTAATGACTGTACAATTTTCCTTCAGTCAAACCCCTGCTGCAGGTAAACAAAATCCAGTACTTTACAGAGAAACAGCCAGACCTGAAGACAAAATTCAGAAAACATTCCCTTATGATATTAAATTAAAAAATGCGGATGGAAAAGAATTTGTCTCATCAAGTTTATTCAAACAAAATGGCAAACCTACTGTTCTGCTTTTTTGGCTTACAACCTGCGGACCCTGCAAAATGGAAATGGAAGCCATTAAAAATAAATACGAATCCTGGTCAAAAGAATCAAAATTTAACTTTTTTGCCATATCCACTGATTGGAGCCACAATACCGAAAAATTTGTGGAACGCGTAAAAACCTCCGGTTGGCCATTTGCAGCTTACCATGATTTTAATCAGGAATTCAAGTATGTGATGCCTGGTGGTTTAAATGGACTTCCCCAGGTTTTTGTATTGAATAAAAAAGGCGAGGTGGTCTTTCATAAAAGAAAATACATGCCCGGTGATGAAGACAAACTGTTCGAAGAAATAAAGAAACTCTAA
- a CDS encoding PQQ-binding-like beta-propeller repeat protein, translated as MKNIWMALMLLTMSCDDYTASISDPPSGGSETTKLKLIWQTLLPKRPETSLSIPPVLYKDKVLVSDAILLSLLNDHIMAFKQDSGRSCWSWDDHYPDRKGETMNLSQTIMPVYQNIFMYTGSNLHGIDMNTGKSIWSIDVHSRGGHYLEYTRMEELAFFRYLENDGTESLVIVNMKNGSERKIYHADFSEDKPGFNPLVLPPAIHIDQRGDTLLYFKTGYWSSPKVTSMACYNLTKSEMVWFKEDVDPNTEPNSLATFIKDGLVFTCSFRTIFCFNSENGEIVWKRDFSDKHGGQYMANSNLEFDDQNVYFIIGNGNIFSLNQRTGIENWKTDVPGVALGGIRCIGGKIIFSNRTLYIFDASNGKKLIEYDSSNESKEYFDTYISDPTYDPVTKRIYFSDGYFLQCFQLIE; from the coding sequence ATGAAAAATATTTGGATGGCATTGATGTTGTTGACCATGTCGTGCGATGATTATACAGCTTCTATTTCGGATCCTCCATCAGGAGGATCCGAAACCACCAAACTTAAATTAATTTGGCAAACTTTACTTCCAAAAAGACCGGAAACAAGCCTGTCCATTCCACCAGTTTTGTACAAGGATAAAGTATTAGTAAGTGATGCTATTTTGTTGAGTTTGCTAAATGATCATATTATGGCATTTAAACAAGATTCCGGTCGATCTTGCTGGAGTTGGGATGATCATTACCCGGATAGAAAGGGAGAAACGATGAACTTGTCTCAAACCATAATGCCAGTTTATCAAAATATATTTATGTACACAGGCAGCAATTTACATGGGATAGATATGAATACTGGTAAGTCCATTTGGTCCATTGATGTACACAGCCGGGGTGGACATTACTTAGAATACACACGAATGGAAGAACTGGCCTTTTTTAGATATTTGGAAAATGACGGAACAGAAAGTTTAGTCATAGTCAATATGAAGAATGGTTCTGAAAGAAAAATTTATCATGCCGATTTCTCTGAAGATAAACCTGGTTTTAATCCATTGGTGCTTCCACCTGCTATTCATATTGATCAAAGAGGGGATACACTTTTGTATTTTAAGACTGGTTATTGGAGTAGTCCGAAAGTCACAAGCATGGCATGCTACAATTTAACTAAATCGGAAATGGTTTGGTTTAAGGAAGACGTGGATCCAAATACTGAACCCAATTCATTGGCCACCTTTATAAAAGATGGACTTGTATTTACCTGCAGTTTTAGGACCATTTTTTGTTTTAACAGTGAAAATGGAGAGATCGTCTGGAAGCGGGACTTTTCAGACAAACACGGTGGCCAATATATGGCAAATTCAAATCTTGAATTTGATGATCAAAATGTATATTTTATAATAGGGAATGGCAATATATTTTCCTTGAATCAAAGGACAGGAATTGAAAATTGGAAGACGGATGTGCCGGGAGTTGCCTTGGGTGGAATCAGATGCATTGGTGGCAAAATCATTTTTTCAAATAGAACATTATACATATTTGATGCATCAAATGGTAAGAAACTTATTGAATACGATTCATCAAATGAAAGCAAAGAATATTTTGACACCTACATCAGTGATCCAACTTATGATCCTGTCACAAAACGAATTTATTTCAGCGATGGTTATTTTCTGCAATGTTTTCAGTTGATTGAGTGA
- a CDS encoding PQQ-binding-like beta-propeller repeat protein, which produces MKNIWMALMLVTMSCDDYTPAISDPPSGGSETTKLKLVWQTLLPKRPETSLSIPPVLYKDKVLVSDAILLSLLNDHIMAFKQDSGQSCWSWDDHYPDRKGEMMNLSQTIMPVYQNIFMYTGSNLHGIDMNNGKSIWSIDVHSRGGHYLEYTRMEELAFFRYVENDETESLVIVNMKNGSERKIYHADFSEDKPGFYPLVLPPAIQINQVGDTLLYFKTGYWSSPKVMSMACYNLTKSEMVWFKEDLEPNTEPNSLATFIKDGLVFTCSSRSIFCFNSENGEIVWKRDFSDKQGGLYMANSNLEFDDQNVYFIIGNGNIFSLNQKTGIENWKTDVPGVALGGIRCIGGKIIFSNRRLYIFDASNGKKLIEYDSSNESKEYFDTYISDPTYDPLTKRLYFSDGYFLQCFQLIE; this is translated from the coding sequence ATGAAAAATATTTGGATGGCATTGATGTTGGTGACAATGTCGTGCGATGATTATACACCTGCTATTTCGGATCCTCCATCAGGAGGATCCGAAACCACCAAACTTAAATTAGTTTGGCAGACTCTACTTCCAAAAAGGCCGGAAACAAGCCTGTCCATTCCACCAGTTTTGTACAAGGATAAAGTATTGGTAAGTGATGCTATTTTGTTGAGTTTGCTAAATGATCATATTATGGCATTTAAACAAGATTCCGGTCAATCTTGCTGGAGTTGGGATGATCATTACCCGGATAGAAAAGGAGAAATGATGAATTTGTCCCAAACCATAATGCCAGTTTATCAAAATATATTTATGTATACAGGCAGCAATTTACATGGGATAGATATGAATAATGGTAAGTCCATTTGGTCCATTGATGTACACAGCCGGGGTGGACATTACTTAGAATACACACGCATGGAAGAACTGGCCTTTTTTAGATATGTGGAAAATGACGAAACAGAAAGTTTAGTCATCGTCAACATGAAGAATGGTTCTGAAAGGAAAATTTATCATGCCGATTTCTCTGAAGATAAACCTGGTTTTTATCCATTAGTGCTTCCACCAGCCATTCAAATCAATCAAGTTGGGGACACCTTGTTGTATTTTAAGACGGGCTATTGGAGCAGTCCGAAAGTAATGAGTATGGCTTGCTACAATTTAACCAAATCAGAAATGGTTTGGTTTAAGGAAGACCTGGAACCAAACACAGAACCCAACTCATTGGCCACATTTATTAAAGATGGACTTGTATTTACCTGCAGCTCAAGATCCATTTTTTGTTTTAACAGTGAAAATGGAGAGATTGTCTGGAAGCGGGACTTTTCAGACAAGCAAGGCGGCTTGTATATGGCGAATTCAAATCTTGAATTTGATGATCAAAATGTATATTTTATAATTGGGAATGGCAATATATTTTCTTTGAATCAAAAGACAGGAATTGAAAATTGGAAGACGGATGTACCGGGAGTCGCCCTGGGTGGAATCAGATGCATTGGAGGTAAAATCATTTTTTCCAACAGAAGGCTTTACATATTTGATGCATCCAATGGGAAGAAGTTGATTGAATATGATTCATCAAATGAAAGCAAAGAATATTTTGACACCTACATCAGTGATCCAACTTATGATCCACTTACCAAACGACTATACTTCAGCGATGGTTATTTTTTGCAATGTTTTCAGTTGATTGAATGA